One window from the genome of Spirosoma rhododendri encodes:
- a CDS encoding ethanolamine ammonia-lyase subunit EutB: MSFRHTVRQRTYVFEDLKTLLARASPPRSGDELAGVSAQSAEERVAAQLALADLPLTHFLSDTVVPYEHDEVTRLIVDTHDALAFAPVRHLTVGELRNYLLSYTTTTDTLRALHRGLTPEMVAAVSKLMRNQDLIAVASKCEIVTRFRNTIGLHGRLSTRLQPNHPTDDARGIAASLVDGLLYGSGDAVIGINPATDHLQTTIRLLHLLDSVRERFAIPTQTCILSHLTTTIQAIEQGAPVDLAFQSIGGTEGVNTSFGVNLVLLREGFDATRSLNRGTLGQNVMYFETGQGSALSANAHHGVDQQTVEARAYAVARAFDPLLVNSVVGFIGPEYLYDGKQIIRAGLEDHFCGKLLGLPMGVDICYTNHAEADQDDMDTLLTVLGAAGVTFIMGIPGADDVMLHYQSTSFHDALYLRQQLNRRPAPEFEQWLLNMGIVNDALQLQPVQTGHRLVASLSTL; the protein is encoded by the coding sequence ATGTCGTTTCGCCACACGGTTCGTCAGCGAACCTACGTTTTTGAAGACCTGAAAACGCTGTTGGCCCGGGCCAGCCCACCCCGGTCGGGCGATGAACTGGCGGGGGTGTCGGCGCAGTCGGCCGAAGAGCGCGTTGCTGCTCAGCTGGCACTGGCCGATCTTCCACTGACCCATTTTCTGTCGGATACCGTTGTCCCCTACGAGCACGACGAAGTCACCCGGCTGATCGTCGACACGCACGACGCATTGGCGTTCGCGCCGGTTCGCCACCTGACCGTCGGCGAGTTGCGCAACTACCTGCTTAGCTACACTACCACGACCGATACGCTGCGGGCATTACACCGGGGGCTGACGCCCGAAATGGTGGCGGCTGTCTCGAAGCTGATGCGTAATCAGGATTTGATTGCCGTCGCCAGCAAATGCGAGATCGTTACGCGGTTTCGTAATACCATCGGGCTGCACGGGCGACTCAGCACCCGGCTCCAGCCCAACCACCCCACCGACGATGCCCGTGGTATTGCCGCCAGTCTGGTCGATGGGCTGCTGTACGGTTCCGGCGACGCGGTTATCGGCATCAACCCCGCCACCGACCACCTGCAAACGACCATCCGGCTGTTGCACCTGCTCGATTCAGTCCGCGAACGTTTCGCCATCCCCACCCAGACCTGCATCCTGAGCCATCTGACTACGACGATTCAGGCCATCGAACAGGGGGCGCCCGTTGATCTGGCGTTTCAGAGTATCGGCGGTACAGAGGGCGTCAATACGTCGTTTGGGGTAAATCTGGTACTACTCCGCGAAGGGTTCGACGCGACCCGGTCGCTGAACCGGGGTACGCTGGGCCAAAACGTAATGTATTTTGAAACAGGGCAGGGGAGTGCGCTGTCGGCCAATGCCCACCACGGTGTCGATCAGCAGACCGTCGAAGCGCGGGCCTATGCCGTTGCGCGGGCGTTCGACCCGCTACTTGTCAATTCGGTCGTCGGGTTTATTGGCCCAGAATATCTCTACGACGGCAAGCAGATTATCCGGGCGGGGCTGGAAGACCATTTCTGCGGGAAACTGCTGGGCCTGCCGATGGGCGTCGACATCTGCTACACCAACCACGCCGAAGCCGATCAGGACGATATGGATACGCTGCTGACGGTGCTTGGTGCGGCCGGGGTAACGTTTATCATGGGTATCCCCGGTGCCGACGACGTAATGCTGCACTACCAGAGCACCAGCTTCCATGACGCCCTCTACCTCCGGCAACAGCTCAACCGACGCCCGGCTCCGGAATTTGAACAGTGGCTGCTGAACATGGGCATTGTCAATGATGCGTTACAACTCCAGCCGGTTCAAACGGGTCATCGGCTTGTAGCATCTCTATCAACGCTTTAA
- a CDS encoding DUF4377 domain-containing protein, protein MVTGRVLTFVLLLAVIACEKRVGPEPPVRLTFQLDSKLGDCIILEPRKCFLVRHNDSERWLFMYEGIEGFSYEPGYRYTVEVWRQTLPNEGYMDALPYRYSLIRVIDKVKQ, encoded by the coding sequence ATGGTCACCGGACGCGTACTCACGTTTGTTTTACTACTGGCGGTAATTGCCTGCGAGAAGCGAGTTGGGCCGGAACCCCCCGTCCGACTAACGTTTCAACTTGATAGTAAACTGGGCGATTGTATCATTCTGGAGCCACGTAAATGCTTTTTGGTCCGCCATAACGACAGCGAACGATGGTTATTTATGTACGAAGGTATCGAGGGATTCTCGTACGAACCTGGCTATCGATATACGGTGGAAGTATGGCGTCAAACGTTGCCCAACGAAGGGTACATGGATGCGCTGCCGTACCGATACTCACTAATCCGGGTAATTGATAAAGTGAAGCAATGA
- a CDS encoding nuclear transport factor 2 family protein produces MHTDVAWPNGWEGGYVAGHDEVRAYWLRQWKQIDPTVEPLAFAVRPDGRVAVTVRQLIRDLTGQVISDEQLSHVYHFEDGKIRSMVIER; encoded by the coding sequence ATGCATACCGATGTGGCCTGGCCCAACGGGTGGGAAGGCGGGTATGTGGCGGGTCATGATGAAGTGCGGGCCTATTGGCTTCGTCAGTGGAAACAGATCGACCCGACGGTGGAGCCGCTTGCCTTTGCAGTACGGCCAGACGGTCGGGTTGCAGTTACGGTTCGTCAGCTTATCCGTGATCTGACTGGTCAGGTTATAAGCGATGAGCAACTGAGCCACGTATATCACTTCGAGGATGGAAAGATACGCTCGATGGTGATCGAGCGTTGA
- the eutC gene encoding ethanolamine ammonia-lyase subunit EutC, producing MSEPSEYPDGSDAWAFLRTHTAARIAQGRAGNSLPTRALLDFQLDHARARDAVHATLDTRTLLAALAQNNLDALHLTSRAPDRITYLKRPDLGRQLSDASQAELHHRDQEATLVIVVADGLSATAVQQHALPVVLGLAAGARSRGWSLAPVCVVEQGRVAIGDAIGNAFGASLLVVLIGERPGLSSPDSLGAYLTYQPRPGLTDESRNCVSNIRPEGFPAEAAVGKLLWLLDQMHTRQLSGVHLKDEMPTSALPQTSFPALPVQTPETPD from the coding sequence ATGAGCGAACCCAGCGAATACCCCGACGGCTCTGATGCCTGGGCGTTTCTGCGTACCCACACAGCCGCCCGTATCGCGCAGGGCCGCGCCGGGAACAGCCTGCCTACCCGCGCCCTGCTCGACTTTCAGCTCGACCACGCCCGCGCCCGCGATGCCGTTCACGCTACGCTCGACACCCGTACGCTCCTTGCCGCTCTCGCCCAAAACAACCTCGACGCGCTCCACCTGACCAGCCGCGCCCCCGACCGAATTACCTACCTCAAACGCCCCGATCTGGGGCGGCAGTTAAGTGATGCGTCGCAGGCGGAGCTGCACCACCGAGATCAGGAAGCAACACTGGTGATTGTTGTTGCCGATGGCCTGTCGGCGACGGCAGTGCAGCAGCACGCCCTGCCGGTGGTGCTGGGGCTGGCGGCCGGGGCCAGAAGCCGGGGGTGGTCGCTGGCACCCGTCTGCGTGGTGGAGCAGGGGCGCGTGGCTATCGGCGATGCCATCGGTAATGCGTTCGGGGCCAGTTTGCTGGTGGTGCTGATTGGTGAACGGCCGGGGCTATCGTCGCCCGACAGCCTGGGCGCGTACCTGACCTACCAGCCCCGCCCCGGCCTGACCGACGAGTCGCGTAACTGCGTGTCGAATATCCGGCCGGAAGGTTTTCCTGCCGAGGCTGCCGTTGGGAAACTGCTGTGGCTGCTCGATCAGATGCACACCCGCCAACTATCCGGTGTGCATCTGAAAGATGAAATGCCTACGTCAGCACTGCCGCAAACGTCTTTCCCGGCTTTGCCCGTACAAACCCCCGAAACTCCAGATTGA
- the dprA gene encoding DNA-processing protein DprA codes for MPTDLHSSIALTLVPGVGSILLRQLVSYCGSPASVFTTPPARLLRIPGIGEVTVRALLRADVQREAEAVVKRLDAMRATALFYTDADYPTRLKGLYDAPALLYWQGGGSLNANRTIGVVGTRQATDYGRRITGELVEALAPLGVNIISGLAYGIDIAAHRASLIHNAPTVGVMASGLDIIYPNVHQKTAQDMLGLGGLLTESPPGTKPNPHLFPARNRIIAGISDAVVVVEAAAKGGALITAEYANNYHRDVFAVPGQLSQTFSAGCNKLIREHKAQIYTSPSDLISAMNWEQSAGVLPMTHTPPPLPLDLTNEESQVLALLRKHTDMHVDELSWQTQIPMNRLAALLLNLEFRGFVRAKPGKTFAAVLT; via the coding sequence GTGCCCACCGACCTTCATTCATCCATTGCGCTGACGCTTGTTCCGGGCGTCGGCAGCATCCTGCTTCGGCAGCTCGTCAGCTATTGCGGCTCCCCAGCCAGTGTGTTCACTACGCCCCCGGCCCGACTCCTTCGTATTCCCGGCATCGGCGAGGTTACGGTCCGCGCTTTACTCCGGGCCGACGTTCAGCGCGAAGCCGAAGCCGTCGTCAAACGGCTCGACGCCATGCGGGCTACGGCCCTGTTTTACACCGACGCCGACTACCCCACCCGTCTGAAAGGGCTGTACGACGCCCCCGCCCTGCTGTATTGGCAAGGGGGTGGCTCGCTCAACGCGAATCGCACAATCGGAGTTGTTGGCACGCGACAGGCGACAGACTACGGGCGACGAATAACGGGCGAACTCGTCGAAGCACTGGCCCCGCTGGGTGTCAACATCATCAGCGGACTGGCCTATGGGATCGACATTGCCGCCCACCGCGCCAGCCTGATTCACAACGCGCCCACCGTGGGGGTAATGGCGAGTGGCCTTGATATCATCTACCCGAATGTGCACCAGAAAACGGCGCAGGATATGCTTGGTCTGGGTGGACTGCTCACTGAAAGTCCGCCGGGGACCAAACCCAATCCACACCTGTTTCCCGCCCGCAACCGCATCATCGCTGGCATCAGCGACGCCGTCGTGGTGGTCGAAGCAGCCGCGAAAGGGGGCGCGCTCATCACGGCCGAATACGCCAACAACTACCACCGCGACGTATTTGCCGTGCCGGGCCAGCTAAGCCAGACTTTCTCGGCGGGTTGTAACAAACTCATCCGCGAGCACAAAGCGCAGATTTACACGAGCCCCAGCGACCTGATCAGTGCAATGAACTGGGAGCAATCGGCGGGCGTATTGCCAATGACCCACACCCCCCCGCCCCTGCCGCTCGACCTGACCAACGAAGAAAGTCAGGTACTGGCCCTGCTGCGGAAACATACCGATATGCACGTTGATGAGCTTAGCTGGCAAACGCAGATCCCGATGAACCGGCTGGCGGCTCTGCTCCTCAATCTGGAGTTTCGGGGGTTTGTACGGGCAAAGCCGGGAAAGACGTTTGCGGCAGTGCTGACGTAG
- a CDS encoding PhoX family protein, whose translation MRVSIALSSTVLLSLFALAACNTPDSNNPTTQPTSDIVLKNQSVTPVLAKKMSGFENLEMYSLISSDDQLAQSPSYIFGGSADGEGILKNTDGTYTMLVNNEDNFAVSRLTFDKTFKPVKGEYILNSDGAQWRLCSATMVTPEEHGFGPTFLTCGESGQESRTHAVNPRGDVGSASMSKEVAGLGRWSAENAVPLPKTAFSGKTVIVIGDDDSDTYGGQLAMYVSGTVGDLDNGTLYMMKRTDGNQKEMDMKVGTKYPVEFAKIDNHKTLTGAQINAKVNDLKALKFGRVEDVDYGKGSDAANGRNVYFTVTGQNNTGTNADYSRSKYGRIYKVTLDANDPTKGSLEVLLDGDDRSGVAKTFQDPDNITITENYAYIQEDPNGYGDETHDAYLYQYNLKSGELKPVLVIDHRRTETDAAKYNVGGMSSKGSWEISGMIDISDAIGVPNTFSVGMQSHTWIDDKYKGVDGGAKRNISDNSARQGSQIVIIKGLPR comes from the coding sequence ATGCGCGTCTCTATCGCTCTATCATCTACCGTACTGCTTTCCCTCTTTGCGCTGGCAGCCTGCAACACGCCCGACAGCAACAATCCGACTACGCAGCCCACATCGGACATTGTCCTGAAAAATCAGTCGGTAACGCCCGTACTGGCTAAGAAAATGTCGGGCTTCGAGAACCTGGAAATGTACTCGCTCATCAGCAGCGACGACCAACTGGCGCAGTCGCCAAGCTATATCTTCGGTGGTTCGGCCGACGGTGAAGGTATCCTGAAAAATACCGACGGTACTTACACGATGCTCGTCAACAACGAAGACAACTTCGCTGTGTCGCGCCTGACGTTCGACAAAACCTTTAAGCCCGTCAAAGGTGAGTACATCCTCAACTCCGACGGCGCGCAGTGGCGGCTTTGCTCGGCGACGATGGTTACGCCCGAAGAGCACGGCTTTGGCCCTACGTTTCTGACCTGCGGTGAAAGCGGACAGGAGTCGCGTACCCACGCAGTGAACCCACGGGGCGACGTTGGCTCGGCGAGTATGTCGAAAGAAGTGGCCGGTCTGGGTCGGTGGAGCGCGGAAAACGCGGTTCCCCTGCCAAAAACAGCGTTCTCTGGCAAAACGGTGATTGTAATCGGCGACGACGATTCGGATACCTACGGCGGTCAGCTGGCCATGTACGTGTCGGGCACGGTGGGTGATCTGGACAACGGTACGCTCTATATGATGAAGCGCACCGACGGCAACCAGAAAGAAATGGACATGAAAGTCGGGACGAAGTACCCGGTTGAGTTTGCCAAAATCGACAACCATAAGACCCTGACGGGCGCGCAGATCAACGCGAAAGTCAATGATCTGAAAGCACTGAAGTTTGGTCGGGTAGAAGACGTCGATTACGGCAAAGGCAGCGATGCCGCCAACGGTCGGAACGTGTATTTCACCGTAACGGGACAGAATAACACTGGTACGAACGCCGACTATTCGCGCTCGAAATACGGCCGGATCTACAAAGTTACGCTGGACGCCAACGACCCTACGAAAGGTTCGCTGGAGGTGCTGCTCGACGGCGACGATCGCTCGGGTGTAGCCAAAACCTTCCAGGACCCCGACAACATCACGATTACGGAGAACTACGCTTACATTCAGGAAGACCCGAACGGCTACGGCGACGAAACCCACGATGCTTACCTGTATCAATACAACCTGAAAAGCGGTGAGCTGAAGCCAGTGCTGGTGATTGACCACCGCCGGACCGAAACCGACGCGGCTAAATACAACGTCGGTGGTATGTCGAGCAAAGGGTCGTGGGAAATCAGCGGCATGATCGACATCTCGGACGCTATCGGTGTACCCAATACGTTCTCGGTCGGTATGCAGTCGCACACCTGGATCGACGACAAATACAAAGGCGTCGACGGCGGAGCCAAGCGTAATATCAGCGACAATTCTGCCCGTCAGGGTAGCCAGATCGTCATTATCAAGGGCTTACCCCGGTAA
- a CDS encoding cytochrome c peroxidase, producing MLAQPTVPMPVPRLTRLSPWWLICAVSAVGLMLGVYGLSKPPVLTPLQQVHQQYVADLARLDSAVQQLKQGIDSRQSEATLRQRLFTARLAWKRVEFLAELYNPETAKSINGANLPEVDEVDKKVEQPEGLQVIEAGLFPHDPANQAELVQQAAMLVSNVGRLGKVAATNEMTDSHVFDAMRLDVFRVISLGITGFDAPLAHTSIPEAAEALESLRRHLTFYDLRNRDEALSLQLDRAFTDAIAQLRQSPDFNQFDRLTFIAKRANPLSSLLLDAQQSLDIPVFRENRLLSPSARTLNDPDAFDPAYFVSSTDDRPTTERVELGKLLFFDPVLSGNGQRTCATCHQPDRAFTDGETKSLAVGSGSAARNAPTLLNAALQASQFMDSRVVYLEDQAGDVIANKTEMHGSLTTAVQTMQQQAHYRQLFAKAYSAGVTEQTVKNALASYVRSLSEMDSRVDKHLRGQAVALTPAEQQGFNLFMGKGQCATCHFFPLFNGTVPPAYAKTESEVLGTPATAANKTLDTDLGRFRTTDMAEHRYAFKTPTVRHSARTAPYMHNGVYRTLEEVIDFYNRGGGQGLGFNLPNQTLPPYSLHLTRSEQAALVAFLKAL from the coding sequence ATGCTTGCTCAGCCAACCGTTCCCATGCCAGTACCCCGACTCACCCGGCTTAGCCCGTGGTGGCTGATCTGCGCGGTGTCGGCGGTCGGGTTGATGCTTGGGGTGTACGGCCTGTCAAAACCGCCGGTGCTGACACCCCTGCAACAGGTGCATCAGCAGTACGTAGCCGACCTTGCCCGGCTCGATTCGGCGGTGCAGCAACTTAAACAGGGTATCGATAGTCGACAGTCGGAAGCCACACTCCGGCAGCGGTTATTTACGGCCCGGCTGGCGTGGAAGCGGGTCGAATTTCTGGCCGAACTCTACAATCCCGAAACGGCGAAAAGCATCAACGGAGCCAACCTGCCCGAAGTCGATGAGGTCGACAAAAAGGTGGAGCAGCCCGAAGGCTTGCAGGTCATTGAAGCGGGGCTGTTTCCCCATGACCCGGCCAATCAGGCCGAACTGGTCCAGCAAGCGGCCATGCTTGTATCGAACGTAGGGCGGCTGGGCAAAGTGGCTGCTACGAACGAAATGACCGACAGCCATGTGTTCGATGCGATGCGGCTGGACGTGTTTCGGGTTATCTCGCTGGGCATTACCGGCTTCGATGCACCCCTGGCTCATACCTCGATTCCGGAAGCAGCGGAAGCCCTCGAAAGCCTGCGTCGGCACCTGACTTTCTACGATCTGCGCAACCGCGACGAAGCGCTGAGCCTCCAGCTCGACCGGGCTTTTACCGACGCTATCGCCCAGCTTCGGCAATCGCCCGATTTTAACCAGTTCGACCGGCTGACGTTCATCGCCAAACGCGCTAATCCGCTCAGCAGCCTCCTGCTCGACGCCCAGCAATCGCTCGATATCCCGGTGTTTCGCGAAAATCGCTTGTTGTCGCCCTCGGCCCGGACGCTCAATGACCCCGACGCCTTCGACCCGGCTTATTTCGTCAGCAGCACCGACGACCGACCCACTACCGAACGGGTCGAATTGGGTAAACTACTGTTTTTCGATCCGGTTTTGTCGGGTAACGGGCAGCGTACCTGTGCCACCTGTCACCAGCCCGACCGCGCCTTTACCGATGGCGAAACGAAAAGTCTGGCAGTTGGCAGCGGCTCCGCAGCCCGCAACGCCCCGACGCTCCTCAATGCGGCTCTACAAGCTTCACAGTTTATGGATTCGCGGGTGGTATATCTGGAAGATCAGGCGGGCGACGTGATTGCCAACAAAACGGAGATGCACGGTTCGCTGACGACGGCGGTGCAGACTATGCAGCAGCAGGCTCATTACCGGCAGTTGTTTGCAAAGGCTTATTCCGCCGGCGTGACCGAACAAACCGTCAAGAATGCACTGGCCAGTTACGTGCGGTCGCTGTCGGAAATGGATTCCCGCGTCGACAAGCACCTGCGCGGGCAGGCCGTTGCCCTGACGCCCGCCGAGCAGCAGGGCTTCAATCTGTTTATGGGCAAAGGGCAGTGCGCGACCTGCCATTTCTTCCCGCTCTTCAACGGCACCGTTCCCCCGGCCTACGCCAAAACGGAAAGCGAAGTACTCGGCACCCCCGCTACTGCCGCCAACAAAACGCTCGACACCGACCTCGGCCGGTTTCGCACGACAGACATGGCCGAGCACCGCTACGCGTTCAAGACGCCGACCGTCAGGCACAGTGCCCGAACGGCCCCGTACATGCACAACGGCGTGTACCGTACGCTCGAAGAAGTCATTGATTTCTACAATCGGGGTGGCGGACAGGGGCTGGGCTTCAACCTCCCCAACCAAACCCTCCCGCCCTATAGCCTGCACCTGACCCGTTCGGAACAGGCTGCCCTCGTCGCGTTTTTAAAGGCGTTGTAA
- a CDS encoding MerR family transcriptional regulator, with the protein MEQPEKMYYGIREVSDMLGVTAPTLRFYEKEFPSLQPRKNKSGDRVYTPTDIALLREILTLTKDKGFTLAGAREELKKREQQRHENARFLGKLRELKSFLEQMRISLDPPDPNKPAEEDEDE; encoded by the coding sequence ATGGAACAACCGGAGAAGATGTATTACGGTATCCGGGAAGTATCGGATATGCTGGGCGTCACCGCGCCGACGCTTCGCTTCTACGAAAAGGAATTTCCGTCGTTACAACCCAGAAAAAATAAGTCCGGTGACCGGGTCTATACCCCTACCGATATTGCCCTGCTACGCGAGATCCTGACGCTTACCAAGGATAAGGGATTTACACTGGCGGGAGCGCGCGAGGAGTTGAAAAAGCGCGAACAGCAACGCCACGAAAACGCCCGCTTTCTGGGAAAACTCCGCGAATTGAAGTCGTTTCTGGAGCAAATGCGCATCAGTCTCGATCCACCCGACCCTAACAAACCCGCCGAAGAAGACGAGGATGAGTAA
- the alaS gene encoding alanine--tRNA ligase, with protein MTSSEIRRHFLDFFQSKQHLIVSSAPLVAKNDPTLMFNNSGMAQFKDFFLGNGTPPAKRVADTQKCLRVSGKHNDLEDVGFDTYHHTMFEMLGNWSFGDYFKKEAIHWAWELLTEVYGLPKDRLYVSVFEGDQKDNVPFDQEAFDLWEPIVGKDRIIYGNKKDNFWEMGDTGPCGPCSEIHVDLRSPEEVAQKPGKELVNADHPQVVEIWNLVFMQFNRKADGSLEPLPARHVDTGMGFERLCMAIQGKKSNYDTDVFSGTIHVIEELSGKQYTAGTDMGDVAMRVIADHIRAVSFAIADGLVPSNSKAGYVIRRILRRAIRYGYSYLNLTEPFMTKLVPTLAIQFAEVFPELNAQRDFVATVIREEEIAFLRTLGTGLGRLDQIVSDTKATGSDAIAGETVFELNDTFGFPADLTALIAREKGLGIDEEGFQKALQEQKTRSRKDAASSAGDWIDLTDMDNRVEFVGYDQPADYAHVVKYRKIQNKQGTQVQVVLDKTPFYAESGGQIGDTGTLTFTAGGIVTGKLVVLDTKKENDLVIHLVENVANIDDLLTDADSVYAEIDTTRRAQIAANHSATHLLHAALRDVLGTHVAQKGSYVGPDALRFDFSHFSKVTDEQLAEVERIVNEKVREDIPLDEQRNVPIAQAKDMGATALFGEKYGDFVRVITFDPSYSVELCGGTHVYRTGHIGLFKFTAEGSVSTGVRRVEAKTALGAETLVNEQMAIVTELKDVLKAPKDVVKAVQDLLTERSALQKQIEALQNEKVQQIKNSLLDKVTPSNGHMVLVERVDVPSADALKQLAYDLKAKIDNLALVLGADINGKPQLAVMLPDSLIQDRKLNAGQVVKELAKNIKGGGGGQPFFATAGGSDSSGLDAALVQGKELLL; from the coding sequence ATGACTTCTTCCGAAATACGTCGGCATTTTCTCGACTTCTTCCAGTCCAAGCAGCACCTGATCGTTTCGTCGGCCCCGCTGGTCGCTAAAAACGACCCCACGCTCATGTTCAACAACTCGGGCATGGCGCAGTTCAAGGATTTCTTTCTGGGTAACGGAACACCCCCGGCCAAACGTGTTGCCGACACGCAGAAATGTCTGCGCGTGTCGGGTAAGCACAACGACCTGGAAGACGTAGGCTTCGACACCTACCACCACACCATGTTCGAGATGCTGGGCAACTGGTCGTTTGGCGATTACTTCAAGAAAGAAGCCATTCACTGGGCGTGGGAACTGCTGACGGAGGTGTACGGCCTGCCGAAAGACCGGCTGTATGTATCAGTATTCGAGGGCGACCAGAAAGACAACGTGCCCTTCGATCAGGAAGCGTTCGACCTGTGGGAGCCCATCGTCGGCAAAGACCGGATTATTTACGGCAACAAGAAAGACAACTTCTGGGAGATGGGCGATACGGGGCCGTGCGGTCCCTGCTCGGAAATCCACGTCGACCTGCGCTCACCCGAGGAAGTAGCGCAGAAGCCCGGCAAGGAACTCGTCAACGCCGACCATCCGCAGGTCGTTGAAATCTGGAACCTCGTGTTCATGCAGTTCAACCGCAAGGCCGACGGTTCGCTGGAGCCGCTGCCCGCCCGGCACGTCGATACGGGCATGGGTTTCGAGCGGTTGTGCATGGCCATTCAGGGCAAAAAATCGAACTACGACACCGACGTATTTTCGGGTACGATTCACGTCATCGAAGAACTGTCGGGTAAACAATACACGGCTGGCACCGACATGGGCGACGTCGCTATGCGTGTCATCGCCGACCACATCCGGGCCGTCTCGTTTGCCATTGCCGACGGGCTAGTGCCGAGCAACAGCAAGGCGGGTTACGTAATCCGCCGGATCCTGCGTCGGGCTATCCGCTACGGCTATTCGTACCTGAACCTGACCGAGCCGTTCATGACCAAGCTGGTGCCGACGCTCGCGATCCAGTTTGCCGAGGTATTCCCCGAACTGAACGCCCAGCGCGATTTCGTTGCGACGGTGATCCGCGAAGAAGAAATCGCCTTCCTACGTACGCTTGGCACGGGTCTGGGTCGGCTGGATCAGATCGTCAGCGACACGAAAGCAACGGGTAGCGACGCCATTGCTGGCGAAACGGTCTTTGAACTAAACGACACCTTCGGCTTCCCCGCCGACCTGACCGCCCTGATCGCCCGCGAGAAAGGGCTGGGTATCGATGAAGAAGGGTTTCAAAAGGCGTTGCAGGAGCAGAAAACCCGTTCCCGCAAAGATGCCGCGTCGTCGGCTGGCGACTGGATCGACCTGACCGATATGGACAATCGGGTTGAGTTTGTCGGTTACGATCAACCCGCCGATTACGCCCATGTGGTGAAGTATCGCAAGATTCAGAATAAGCAGGGCACGCAGGTGCAGGTTGTGCTCGACAAGACGCCGTTCTACGCGGAGTCGGGTGGGCAGATTGGCGATACCGGTACGCTGACGTTCACGGCGGGCGGTATTGTAACGGGTAAGCTGGTGGTGCTGGACACGAAGAAGGAAAACGACCTCGTTATTCATCTGGTTGAGAATGTTGCTAACATCGACGACCTGCTGACCGACGCTGATTCGGTGTACGCCGAAATCGATACGACGCGCCGGGCGCAGATTGCCGCTAACCACTCGGCGACGCACCTGTTGCATGCGGCCCTACGCGACGTACTGGGTACGCACGTGGCGCAGAAAGGGTCATACGTCGGTCCCGACGCCCTGCGCTTCGACTTCTCGCACTTTTCGAAAGTAACCGATGAGCAACTGGCCGAAGTCGAGCGGATTGTAAACGAGAAAGTTCGCGAAGACATTCCGCTCGATGAGCAGCGTAACGTACCCATTGCGCAGGCGAAAGACATGGGCGCTACGGCCCTGTTCGGAGAGAAATACGGCGACTTCGTCCGGGTTATTACCTTCGACCCCAGCTACTCGGTCGAACTCTGTGGCGGCACGCACGTCTACCGGACGGGGCATATCGGTCTGTTCAAGTTCACCGCTGAAGGTTCGGTATCGACGGGCGTTCGGCGCGTCGAAGCCAAGACTGCGCTGGGTGCCGAAACGCTGGTCAACGAGCAGATGGCGATTGTAACGGAACTGAAGGACGTTCTGAAAGCACCGAAGGACGTGGTGAAAGCCGTGCAGGATTTGCTAACCGAGCGCAGCGCGTTGCAGAAGCAGATCGAGGCCCTGCAAAACGAGAAAGTGCAGCAGATCAAAAACAGCCTGCTTGATAAAGTGACGCCATCCAACGGGCACATGGTGCTGGTCGAGCGCGTCGACGTACCATCGGCGGATGCGTTGAAACAACTGGCCTACGATCTCAAAGCCAAAATCGACAACCTCGCGCTGGTGCTGGGTGCCGACATCAACGGCAAGCCCCAACTGGCCGTCATGCTGCCCGATTCACTGATTCAGGACCGCAAGCTGAACGCTGGTCAGGTGGTGAAAGAACTGGCTAAAAACATCAAAGGCGGGGGTGGTGGCCAACCCTTCTTCGCGACCGCCGGTGGCTCCGATTCGTCGGGGCTGGATGCGGCTCTGGTGCAGGGGAAAGAACTGCTTTTGTGA
- a CDS encoding DNA-binding protein yields MATIELVLPEQQLSALEQKARAANLTVDELLKEMISAALAQPSATEQAMNYVLTKNKSLYERLA; encoded by the coding sequence ATGGCAACTATCGAACTGGTGTTACCCGAACAACAGCTGTCAGCGCTGGAACAGAAAGCGCGGGCAGCCAATCTGACGGTTGATGAACTGCTGAAGGAGATGATTAGTGCAGCGCTTGCGCAGCCGTCAGCTACTGAGCAGGCGATGAATTACGTACTGACAAAAAATAAGTCACTATACGAGCGACTCGCTTAA